One window of Athalia rosae chromosome 2, iyAthRosa1.1, whole genome shotgun sequence genomic DNA carries:
- the LOC125500026 gene encoding uncharacterized protein DDB_G0290685-like gives MEIAKQDQNVKNNKNSENDGSSEQVENAGNYEKYPWDLTSEMDRNSENDEDGKSENDKDGGNDEDCENDENGKYDGNGGKVGTVKNNEKSEDYDIGENDDSSEENGKRKSKEDSGNDEDDKNDEDIENDKDGQKVKNVENDGTSNDYENSGNDENLEDDENSENDENTEDIDILNSIRQVPKGQSRKVVGRKIRAPAQGAICILW, from the exons ATGGAAATCGCGAAACAGGaccaaaatgtgaaaaataacaaaaacagtGAAAATGATGGAAGTAGTGAGCAAGTCGAAAATGCTGGAAATTACGAA aaGTACCCGTGGGACTTAACAAGTGAAATGGACAGAAATagtgaaaatgatgaagatgGAAAAAGTGAGAACGACAAGGATGGTGGTAATGACGAAGATtgtgaaaatgacgaaaatggtaAATATGATGGAAATGGTGGAAAG GTCGGAactgtgaaaaataatgaaaaaagtgaagattATGACATTGGTGAGAATGATGACAGTAGTGAAGAGAATGGGAAACGTAAAAGCAAAGAGGATAGTGGAAATGAcgaagatgataaaaatgacgaagatatTGAAAATGACAAAGATGGTCAAAAGgtcaaaaatgtcgaaaatgacggaactagtaatgattatgaaaatagTGGTAATGATGAAAATCTCGAGGATGACGAGAATAgtgaaaacgacgaaaatactgaagacatagatatattgaactcaATCAGACAAGTTCCGAAAGGTCAGAGTCGTAAGGTAGTAGGTCGCAAAATAAGAGCGCCAGCCCAGGGCGCCATCTGCATTTTATGGTAA